The window CCGGCCACGGGTCAGAGCAACACCCCGGCGGATCGCCTCATTCGTCCCTTCGGCCGCCTCAACCGACAGCACCGCTTTTCTTTTCAGCACAACCGTCTGGCCAACCTCCCAATCGGCCAGAAACCGAGCGAGAGAAAACCCGAAGCGGATGTCTTCCCACTCCTCCGGGGTAGGGCCAGGGCCGACGATGATCTCCGGCCGGGTCAGAAATTCCTGCAGGAAATCAAGGGGGGAAAGGAGATGATAGCCCGCCTGGCGGATCCGTTCGAAAAGCGCGGTCAGAAGGGGGCCGTCCCGCCAGTCCTCACACCGTTTCAAAGACTGGAGCAAATCCTCCCCCAGCCTGGCGGACTCAAGCAGGGTACCGCGGGGCACTTTGCCCGACAAACAGAGATGGGAATAATCGAATCTTTCGAGGATGGCAAACAGTACATCCAGGGAAAAGAACTCCATCACGTGGTCCCGGGGAAGATCCGGGTCGGTTTTAAAAAAGGAAAAGGATGCGACTTTAACGGTATGACCCCGG is drawn from Atribacteraceae bacterium and contains these coding sequences:
- the lpxI gene encoding UDP-2,3-diacylglucosamine diphosphatase LpxI (LpxI, functionally equivalent to LpxH, replaces it in LPS biosynthesis in a minority of bacteria.), with translation MSVERFLLIAGEGGIPALVYRQAIRRGHTVKVASFSFFKTDPDLPRDHVMEFFSLDVLFAILERFDYSHLCLSGKVPRGTLLESARLGEDLLQSLKRCEDWRDGPLLTALFERIRQAGYHLLSPLDFLQEFLTRPEIIVGPGPTPEEWEDIRFGFSLARFLADWEVGQTVVLKRKAVLSVEAAEGTNEAIRRGVALTRGRVVVIKAARSYQDGMVDFPTAGPETVRLLGESGGGVLALEAGKTLIPDLATVIKLAGEGRVSVLGVAGKDEM